Proteins from a single region of Sphingopyxis sp. BSN-002:
- a CDS encoding M13 family metallopeptidase, translated as MTKFFAGVAGLAIAVSLATAPAMANEKGVNATLVADGNGDGSAPANDEGSLKALTFGKWGVDLGARDTSVKPGDDFDKYANGGWFARTEIPADQASAGVDYDVYNLTQRQLRQLVTGAPATSQVGGLYQSFLDEKRVDALGAAPVMADVNAVAAISDKSAMARFMGTTQGTFGATIVGGGPYADTNDPTMNVLWLGQGGLGMPERDYYLNDSFKPQRDAYRSYIARTMKLVGNAAPEKAADAIMAFETEIAKVSWAIADRRDIGKINNPMSSDELAAYAPGLDWKAWFEGAGIAPQKRIIVNENTAIRDIVALYAKTPLDTIKLWQQFHIADNAAPYLSKPFVDSRFEYTKVLSGVGELRPRWKRGLTLVDGSLGELVGETYSKEYFPASAKAKMETLVANLKLAMGDRIRNNSWMAPETKAAALDKLSKMDVMVGYPDKWRDYSGLKIDPSDLYGNVKRSAAFEYAYSLSDLNKPVDRKKWSMNPQEVNAYNGGLENKIVFPAGILQAPYFSESVDDAVNYGAIGAVIGHEITHGFDDQGRKIDANGAVRDWWTPADAARFEEQAKGFGAQYATYEAAPGAFINPDLTMGENIADLAGLEVAYDAYHRSLNGKEAPVIDGLTGDQRFFLAFAQAWRDKAREDSTKQQVASDPHSPARWRIIGPVRNVDAWYKAFNVTPDSKYYIKPEARTRIW; from the coding sequence ATGACGAAGTTTTTTGCGGGCGTCGCCGGACTGGCGATCGCCGTATCGCTGGCCACCGCACCGGCCATGGCGAACGAGAAGGGCGTGAATGCGACGCTGGTTGCCGACGGTAACGGCGACGGGAGTGCGCCCGCGAACGACGAAGGATCGCTGAAAGCGCTGACCTTCGGCAAATGGGGCGTCGATCTTGGCGCGCGCGACACGAGCGTGAAGCCCGGCGACGATTTCGACAAATATGCCAATGGCGGCTGGTTCGCCCGGACCGAAATTCCCGCCGATCAGGCGTCGGCCGGCGTCGACTACGACGTCTATAACCTGACCCAGCGCCAGCTTCGCCAGCTCGTCACCGGCGCGCCGGCGACGAGCCAGGTGGGCGGACTGTACCAGAGCTTCCTCGACGAGAAGCGCGTCGATGCGCTTGGCGCGGCGCCCGTGATGGCCGACGTCAACGCCGTCGCCGCGATCAGCGACAAGAGCGCGATGGCGCGCTTCATGGGAACGACGCAGGGAACGTTCGGCGCGACGATCGTCGGCGGCGGCCCCTATGCCGACACCAACGATCCGACGATGAACGTTCTGTGGCTGGGCCAGGGTGGGCTCGGCATGCCCGAACGCGACTATTATCTGAACGACAGCTTCAAGCCGCAGCGCGATGCCTATCGCAGCTATATCGCGCGCACGATGAAGCTCGTCGGCAACGCCGCGCCCGAAAAGGCCGCGGACGCGATCATGGCGTTCGAGACCGAGATCGCGAAGGTCAGCTGGGCGATCGCCGATCGCCGCGACATCGGCAAGATCAACAATCCGATGTCGTCGGACGAACTCGCCGCCTATGCCCCCGGCCTCGACTGGAAGGCCTGGTTCGAAGGTGCCGGCATCGCGCCGCAGAAGCGGATTATCGTCAACGAGAATACGGCGATCCGCGACATCGTGGCACTCTATGCCAAGACCCCGCTCGACACGATCAAGCTGTGGCAGCAATTCCATATCGCCGACAACGCCGCGCCCTATCTGTCGAAGCCGTTCGTCGACAGCCGCTTCGAATATACCAAGGTGCTGAGCGGCGTCGGCGAACTGCGCCCGCGCTGGAAGCGCGGCCTGACGTTGGTCGACGGCAGCCTCGGCGAGCTGGTCGGCGAAACCTATTCGAAGGAATATTTCCCCGCGAGCGCGAAAGCGAAGATGGAAACGCTCGTCGCGAACCTGAAGCTCGCGATGGGTGACCGCATCCGCAACAACAGCTGGATGGCGCCCGAGACGAAGGCCGCAGCGCTCGACAAGCTTTCGAAGATGGATGTCATGGTCGGCTATCCCGACAAATGGCGCGACTATTCGGGGCTGAAGATCGACCCGTCCGACCTGTACGGCAATGTGAAGCGCAGCGCGGCGTTCGAATATGCCTATTCGCTGTCCGACCTGAACAAGCCCGTCGACCGCAAGAAATGGTCGATGAACCCGCAGGAAGTGAACGCCTATAACGGCGGGCTGGAGAACAAGATCGTGTTCCCGGCGGGCATCCTGCAGGCGCCCTATTTCAGCGAGAGCGTCGACGATGCGGTCAACTATGGCGCGATCGGCGCGGTGATCGGTCACGAAATCACGCACGGCTTCGACGATCAGGGGCGCAAGATCGACGCCAATGGTGCGGTGCGCGACTGGTGGACGCCTGCCGATGCGGCGCGCTTCGAGGAACAGGCCAAGGGCTTCGGCGCGCAATATGCGACCTATGAAGCCGCGCCCGGCGCCTTCATCAACCCCGACCTGACGATGGGCGAGAATATCGCCGATCTCGCGGGTCTGGAGGTCGCCTATGATGCATATCATCGCTCGCTGAACGGCAAGGAAGCGCCCGTGATCGACGGGCTGACCGGCGACCAGCGCTTCTTCCTCGCGTTCGCGCAGGCATGGCGCGACAAGGCGCGCGAGGATTCGACCAAGCAGCAGGTGGCGAGCGATCCGCACAGCCCCGCACGCTGGCGGATCATCGGTCCGGTCCGCAACGTCGACGCCTGGTACAAGGCGTTCAACGTCACCCCCGACAGCAAATATTACATCAAGCCCGAAGCGCGCACGCGCATCTGGTAA
- a CDS encoding histidine kinase — translation MNLRKEALRDQRARMLAAAPDWRASDARVNPRVAIGSILVMWLLYFLITTGLGMLAGAEQWEYAGRRAIVVVAGILCTFVLYQLIQRVQPRSFGARLAVALGAAVPLVILYASINLFVFFYWFPASDSAQIVKEVQSKFPVAWETMLILDSSIRWYFFFAVWAALYVAFGYANEMRAVERRANHFRIEAQTAQLRALHYQVNPHFLFNTLNSLSTLVLRGSKAEAETMIMNLSSFLRSSLAIDPEQLVSLDEEIALQRLYLDIEQTRFPDRLQVEVMIPGELENACVPVLILQPIIENAIKYGVAPSKGKIAIRLTASNEYGLLVMRVENDIDPKAPVPPPGTGLGLGNVRERLLTRYGPTAGCEWGASDTGGFFVSLWLPLAREGC, via the coding sequence ATGAATCTCCGTAAAGAGGCGCTGCGTGACCAGCGGGCAAGGATGCTGGCCGCGGCGCCCGACTGGCGGGCTTCCGATGCCCGCGTCAATCCGCGCGTCGCGATCGGTTCGATCCTCGTCATGTGGCTGCTCTATTTTCTGATCACGACCGGCCTCGGCATGCTCGCGGGCGCCGAGCAGTGGGAATATGCCGGACGCCGCGCCATCGTGGTCGTCGCCGGGATCCTTTGCACCTTCGTGCTGTATCAGCTGATCCAGCGGGTCCAGCCGCGCAGCTTCGGCGCGCGCCTCGCGGTCGCGCTCGGCGCCGCCGTACCGCTGGTCATCCTCTACGCCTCGATCAACCTGTTCGTCTTTTTCTACTGGTTCCCCGCCTCCGACTCCGCGCAGATCGTGAAGGAGGTCCAGTCCAAATTCCCCGTCGCCTGGGAAACGATGCTGATCCTCGACAGCTCGATCCGCTGGTATTTCTTCTTTGCCGTGTGGGCGGCGCTCTACGTCGCCTTCGGCTATGCGAACGAGATGCGCGCGGTCGAGCGGCGCGCCAACCATTTCCGGATAGAGGCCCAGACCGCGCAGCTTCGCGCCCTCCACTACCAGGTCAATCCGCACTTCCTGTTCAACACGCTGAACTCGCTTTCGACGCTGGTGCTCCGGGGATCGAAGGCGGAGGCAGAGACGATGATCATGAATCTCTCGTCCTTCCTGCGGTCGAGCCTCGCGATCGACCCCGAACAGCTCGTCAGCCTCGACGAGGAAATCGCGCTGCAGCGCCTCTATCTCGACATCGAACAGACGCGCTTCCCCGATCGCCTGCAGGTCGAGGTCATGATCCCCGGCGAACTCGAAAATGCCTGCGTCCCGGTCCTGATCCTGCAACCGATCATCGAGAATGCGATCAAATATGGCGTCGCGCCCAGCAAGGGAAAGATCGCGATCCGGCTGACCGCCAGCAACGAATATGGCCTGCTGGTCATGCGCGTCGAAAATGACATCGACCCCAAGGCGCCGGTACCGCCGCCGGGAACCGGGCTCGGCCTCGGCAATGTCCGGGAAAGGCTGCTGACGCGCTATGGCCCCACCGCGGGCTGCGAGTGGGGCGCATCCGATACGGGTGGTTTCTTTGTTTCGCTTTGGTTACCCTTGGCGCGGGAGGGCTGCTGA
- a CDS encoding BCCT family transporter: protein MPAPTHHPINRPVFFIPLAILTAALILSVWFGADFVAAETAANDWILREFGSVFAGAGLGFIGLLGIVALSPLGKTVIGGRDAKPLLGRGKWFAVMLCTTIATGILFWGAAEPLFHLNTPPPMLGLEPGSDAAATFAMSTMFLHWTLTPYAIYTVAALAFALVYYNRGEPFSLSSLFVPLLGKRAHGPVGTGIDVVCLYALVAGMAASMGAGILALAGGVENLGHFSGGMPLKWGIAALIVASFLISAATGLQKGIAGLSVLNTWLFFAIIAFALLAGPTADMFGLSLRATGEYVTTFVPRNLGLDVDADWSRQWTIFYWGNWFAWAPVTALFLGRLAIGYSVREFIVMNLVLPSLFGALWMTAIAGSAIVIDQQTGASLYSVIAAKGPDSVLFRLFDALGGGPAATGLILFTIFLSYVAGADANVSAMSALSTRGITPDAPEAPMMVQSVWGIAVGLCAVVLVAGSGLDGIRMMSVLGGFPALFVIIGAALSLAVMMVRGRPTAAPAQSN, encoded by the coding sequence TTGCCAGCACCAACGCATCACCCGATCAATCGCCCCGTCTTTTTCATTCCTCTCGCGATCCTGACCGCGGCGCTGATCCTCAGCGTCTGGTTCGGTGCCGATTTTGTGGCGGCAGAAACCGCGGCGAACGACTGGATCCTTCGCGAGTTCGGATCGGTTTTCGCGGGGGCGGGACTCGGCTTTATCGGGCTGCTCGGCATCGTCGCCCTTTCGCCGCTCGGCAAGACCGTCATCGGCGGCCGCGACGCGAAGCCGCTGCTCGGCCGCGGGAAATGGTTTGCCGTGATGCTCTGCACCACGATCGCGACCGGGATCCTCTTCTGGGGCGCCGCCGAGCCGCTCTTTCACCTCAACACGCCGCCCCCGATGCTCGGGCTCGAACCCGGGAGCGACGCCGCCGCGACCTTCGCCATGTCGACGATGTTCCTGCACTGGACGCTCACGCCCTATGCGATCTACACCGTCGCCGCGCTCGCCTTCGCGCTCGTCTATTACAACCGCGGCGAGCCGTTCAGCCTGTCGTCGCTCTTCGTGCCGCTGCTCGGCAAGCGCGCGCATGGCCCGGTGGGCACGGGCATCGACGTCGTCTGCCTCTATGCGCTGGTCGCCGGCATGGCAGCCTCGATGGGTGCCGGTATCCTCGCACTCGCGGGCGGAGTCGAGAATCTCGGCCATTTCAGCGGAGGCATGCCGCTCAAATGGGGCATCGCCGCACTGATCGTCGCGAGCTTCCTGATCTCGGCCGCAACGGGGCTTCAGAAAGGGATCGCCGGCCTGTCGGTGCTCAACACCTGGCTGTTCTTCGCGATCATCGCCTTCGCGCTTCTCGCCGGACCGACCGCGGACATGTTCGGCCTCTCGCTCCGCGCCACGGGCGAATATGTCACCACCTTCGTACCCCGCAATCTCGGGCTCGACGTCGACGCCGACTGGAGCCGCCAGTGGACGATCTTCTATTGGGGCAACTGGTTCGCGTGGGCGCCGGTCACCGCCCTGTTCCTCGGCCGCCTCGCGATCGGCTACAGCGTGCGCGAATTCATCGTGATGAACCTCGTCCTGCCTTCGCTGTTCGGGGCGCTCTGGATGACGGCGATCGCGGGATCCGCCATCGTCATCGACCAGCAGACCGGCGCGAGCCTCTATTCGGTGATCGCCGCAAAGGGGCCGGATTCGGTCCTCTTCCGCCTGTTCGACGCCCTCGGTGGCGGTCCGGCCGCGACGGGGCTCATCCTCTTCACCATCTTCCTGTCCTATGTCGCGGGCGCCGATGCCAATGTCTCGGCGATGAGCGCGCTCTCGACGCGCGGCATTACGCCCGACGCACCCGAAGCACCGATGATGGTGCAAAGCGTCTGGGGGATTGCGGTGGGTCTGTGCGCAGTCGTGCTGGTCGCGGGATCGGGGCTCGACGGCATCCGGATGATGTCCGTGCTCGGCGGCTTCCCCGCGCTGTTCGTCATCATCGGCGCGGCGCTGTCGCTCGCGGTGATGATGGTGCGGGGGCGACCCACGGCCGCCCCCGCCCAATCCAACTGA
- a CDS encoding CPBP family intramembrane glutamic endopeptidase, translating into MTQLVELGSERWLKPGRYRRVRALAWLAVLAVLCVLTFNIAADTTLRAAGLLSGEPFTTRAAAPSGARLAAVLVGSIAMLGVYSLAVRWGEARVAAEIGLKPMAKELSAGIAIGGAIMAIIMAILWSAGWAVIEAGPVTGVAEAAKQAVQSAAIEETLMRLVIFRTLWRAFGVWPALVATALLFGGLHLSNPDASLFGAICLIAGEGIGAGLYLLTGRVWMSIGMHAGWNFALGWVFGSAVSGLDSFASGPLRTHPAEGVATLLSGGGFGPEASVAALVVSLAGSAICLTLAVRKGRLAA; encoded by the coding sequence ATGACGCAATTGGTCGAACTGGGGTCCGAACGCTGGCTGAAGCCGGGCCGTTATCGCCGGGTTCGCGCGCTGGCGTGGCTGGCCGTGCTGGCGGTCCTGTGCGTCCTGACCTTCAACATCGCCGCCGACACGACGCTTCGCGCCGCGGGCCTGTTGTCCGGCGAGCCCTTCACCACGCGGGCGGCGGCGCCATCGGGCGCGAGGCTGGCGGCGGTCCTCGTCGGGTCCATCGCCATGCTGGGGGTCTATAGCCTCGCCGTCCGGTGGGGGGAGGCGCGCGTTGCCGCCGAAATCGGCCTGAAGCCGATGGCGAAAGAACTGTCCGCCGGTATCGCGATCGGCGGCGCGATCATGGCGATCATCATGGCGATCCTGTGGAGTGCCGGCTGGGCTGTCATCGAGGCTGGACCGGTCACAGGGGTTGCCGAGGCGGCGAAACAGGCGGTCCAGTCGGCGGCGATCGAGGAAACGCTGATGCGCCTCGTCATCTTCCGCACGCTGTGGCGCGCGTTCGGCGTGTGGCCGGCGCTGGTTGCGACCGCGCTTCTTTTCGGAGGCCTTCACCTGTCCAATCCCGACGCCAGCCTGTTCGGCGCGATCTGCCTGATCGCGGGCGAGGGGATCGGCGCCGGCCTGTACCTGCTGACCGGACGGGTATGGATGTCGATCGGGATGCACGCCGGCTGGAACTTCGCGCTCGGCTGGGTCTTCGGAAGCGCGGTTTCCGGACTGGACAGCTTCGCCAGCGGCCCGTTGCGGACCCATCCGGCGGAAGGCGTCGCGACCTTGCTCAGCGGCGGCGGCTTCGGTCCCGAGGCGTCGGTCGCAGCGCTCGTCGTCTCGCTTGCGGGCAGCGCGATCTGCCTGACGCTCGCTGTGCGAAAAGGGCGGCTGGCAGCATAA
- a CDS encoding LytTR family DNA-binding domain-containing protein produces the protein MMQTLRTLIVDDEPLAIERLQILAGQQDGVSLVGTASDGASALRMVDALAPDLVLCDIAMPDLNGLAVAAAIDKLDNPPAVVFVTAFDQYAVAAFDVAAVDYLLKPVSPDRLARALTRVREWRATDRAPKQKSKWISEFWVQNRGEMLRIDAGQVDLIEAERDYMRLHVGGRSWLIHQTIKSLEARMDPDQFMRIHRSKMIRRGGIVGLKHHGDGAWSVDLGEGGIHRIGRTYLHDVKAIMHA, from the coding sequence ATGATGCAGACGCTTCGGACCCTGATCGTCGACGATGAGCCGCTGGCCATCGAACGCCTCCAGATTCTGGCAGGGCAGCAGGACGGCGTATCGCTCGTCGGCACGGCAAGCGACGGCGCTTCGGCCCTGCGCATGGTCGATGCGCTGGCGCCCGACCTCGTGCTCTGCGACATCGCAATGCCCGATCTCAACGGGCTCGCGGTCGCCGCGGCGATCGACAAGCTGGACAATCCGCCCGCGGTGGTCTTCGTGACCGCCTTCGATCAATATGCCGTCGCCGCCTTTGACGTTGCCGCGGTCGACTATCTGCTGAAACCCGTATCCCCCGACCGGCTGGCGCGCGCGCTCACCCGCGTGCGCGAATGGCGCGCGACCGACCGGGCGCCGAAACAGAAAAGCAAATGGATCAGCGAATTCTGGGTCCAGAACCGCGGCGAGATGCTGCGTATCGATGCCGGCCAGGTCGACCTGATCGAGGCCGAGCGCGACTATATGCGCCTGCACGTCGGCGGGCGCAGCTGGCTGATCCACCAGACCATCAAATCATTGGAAGCCCGGATGGACCCCGACCAGTTCATGCGCATCCACCGGTCGAAGATGATCCGCCGCGGCGGCATCGTCGGGCTCAAACATCATGGAGACGGCGCGTGGAGCGTCGATCTAGGCGAAGGCGGCATCCACCGGATCGGCCGCACCTATCTGCACGACGTCAAGGCGATCATGCACGCCTGA
- a CDS encoding valine--tRNA ligase: MPMEKTFDPAAIEAKWAHEWESRGLFRPERPDATPFTIVNPPPNVTGALHIGHALDNTLQDVLVRYERLRGKDALWVVGMDHAGIATQMVVERQLEERQDKRTNYTRDEFVEKVWQWKGESGGQITGQLRRLGCSMDWSREQFTMDPHFTQAVVKVFVDLHKKGLIYRDKRLVNWDPKLKTAISDLEVETHEVQGGFWHFKYPLADGVTLDDGRDYIEVATTRPETMLADMAVAVHPDDARYRSVIGKDILQPITGRRFKVVADEHADPELGSGAVKITPGHDFNDFDVGKRAGFKPGEMLNMLDGDANVIQTADGLIPAEYLGLHRFRRDGKDGARELVVMRMKELGFLIPHVDKDGGEHDAEPRTIQTPFGDRGGVVIEPWLTDQWYVDAETLAQPPMAAVRDGRINIVPKTWEKTFFNWMENIQPWCVSRQLWWGHRIPAWYAEDGSIFVAETEEEAQAQAGAGVALTRDEDVLDTWFSSALWPFATLGWPENSELLKRHYPNDVLISGFDILFFWDARMAMQGMEFMGDVPWKTLYLHGLVRAPDGAKMSKSKGNVVDPLGLIDQYGADALRFFMAAMESQGRDIKMDDARLAGYRNFATKLWNAARFCEANGISASTSFEAPAATLPVNRWIIGEVAATVAAMESAFAAYRFDEAANAIYSFAWDRFCDWYLELIKGAIDDETKAVAGWVLDQILVMLHPFMPFITEELWTGLGDRAGYPLITAKWPAPAAENDAAASADIDWLIKLVSELRTAKAELGLPPGARLTAHFPASLKARTDKLAAQLDRLARLESVSFDPAPAGASAQLVVEGETITVPLEGVIDIAAERDRLTKALAAAAKERDGLAGRLNNPSFVERAKPEAVDKARADHAAKEAEADRLTAALARLG, from the coding sequence ATGCCGATGGAAAAAACCTTCGATCCCGCCGCTATCGAGGCGAAATGGGCCCATGAATGGGAAAGCCGCGGGCTGTTCCGCCCCGAACGTCCCGACGCGACACCCTTCACGATCGTCAACCCGCCGCCGAACGTTACCGGCGCGCTGCACATCGGCCATGCGCTCGACAACACCCTGCAGGACGTCCTCGTCCGCTACGAACGACTGCGCGGCAAGGATGCGCTGTGGGTGGTCGGCATGGACCACGCCGGGATCGCGACGCAGATGGTCGTCGAACGCCAGCTCGAGGAGCGACAGGACAAGCGCACCAACTACACGCGCGACGAATTCGTCGAGAAGGTCTGGCAGTGGAAGGGCGAAAGCGGCGGTCAGATCACCGGTCAGCTTCGCCGCCTCGGCTGCTCGATGGACTGGTCGCGCGAGCAGTTCACGATGGACCCGCATTTCACGCAGGCGGTGGTCAAGGTCTTCGTCGACCTGCACAAGAAGGGCCTGATCTACCGCGACAAGCGGCTGGTGAACTGGGATCCCAAGCTCAAGACGGCGATCTCGGACCTTGAGGTCGAGACGCACGAGGTTCAGGGCGGCTTCTGGCACTTCAAATATCCGCTCGCCGACGGCGTGACGCTCGATGACGGTCGTGATTATATCGAAGTCGCGACAACGCGCCCCGAAACGATGCTCGCCGACATGGCGGTCGCGGTGCACCCCGACGATGCGCGCTACAGGAGTGTGATCGGCAAGGACATCCTGCAGCCGATCACCGGGCGCCGCTTCAAGGTCGTCGCCGACGAACATGCCGACCCCGAACTCGGCAGCGGCGCGGTGAAGATCACCCCGGGGCATGATTTCAACGACTTCGACGTCGGCAAGCGCGCGGGCTTCAAGCCCGGCGAGATGCTCAACATGCTCGACGGCGACGCGAACGTCATCCAGACCGCCGACGGGCTGATCCCCGCCGAATATCTCGGCCTCCACCGCTTCAGGCGAGACGGCAAGGACGGCGCGCGCGAGCTGGTCGTGATGCGGATGAAGGAACTCGGCTTCCTCATTCCTCATGTCGACAAGGACGGCGGCGAGCACGACGCCGAACCGCGCACGATCCAGACGCCCTTCGGCGACCGCGGCGGCGTGGTGATCGAGCCATGGCTTACCGACCAATGGTATGTCGACGCCGAAACGCTGGCGCAGCCGCCGATGGCAGCGGTCCGCGACGGCCGCATCAACATCGTGCCCAAGACGTGGGAAAAGACTTTCTTCAACTGGATGGAGAATATCCAGCCCTGGTGCGTCTCGCGCCAGCTGTGGTGGGGCCACCGGATTCCGGCGTGGTATGCCGAAGACGGCAGCATCTTCGTCGCCGAGACCGAAGAGGAAGCACAGGCTCAGGCCGGCGCCGGCGTCGCCCTGACCCGCGACGAGGACGTCCTCGACACCTGGTTCTCCTCCGCGCTCTGGCCCTTCGCGACGCTCGGCTGGCCCGAGAATAGCGAGCTGCTGAAGCGCCACTACCCTAACGACGTCCTCATCTCGGGCTTCGACATCCTCTTCTTCTGGGATGCGCGCATGGCGATGCAGGGGATGGAGTTCATGGGCGACGTCCCGTGGAAGACGCTCTATCTCCACGGCCTCGTCCGCGCGCCCGATGGCGCGAAGATGTCGAAGTCGAAGGGCAATGTCGTCGACCCGCTCGGGCTGATCGATCAGTATGGCGCCGACGCGCTGCGCTTCTTCATGGCAGCAATGGAAAGCCAGGGCCGCGACATCAAGATGGATGACGCACGCCTCGCGGGCTATCGCAATTTCGCGACCAAGCTGTGGAACGCCGCGCGCTTCTGCGAAGCCAATGGCATTTCGGCCTCGACCAGCTTCGAGGCCCCCGCCGCGACGCTGCCGGTCAACCGCTGGATCATCGGCGAGGTCGCCGCGACCGTCGCCGCGATGGAAAGCGCCTTCGCCGCCTATCGTTTCGACGAGGCCGCGAATGCGATCTACAGCTTCGCGTGGGATCGTTTCTGCGACTGGTACCTCGAACTGATCAAGGGCGCGATCGACGACGAGACCAAGGCCGTCGCCGGCTGGGTACTCGACCAGATCCTCGTCATGCTCCATCCTTTCATGCCCTTCATCACCGAAGAGCTGTGGACCGGGCTCGGCGACCGCGCCGGCTATCCGCTGATCACTGCGAAGTGGCCCGCGCCGGCAGCCGAGAATGACGCCGCCGCGAGCGCCGACATCGACTGGCTGATCAAGCTGGTCAGCGAGCTCCGTACCGCCAAGGCCGAACTTGGCCTGCCCCCAGGCGCCCGCCTGACCGCGCATTTCCCGGCGTCACTCAAGGCCCGCACCGACAAGCTTGCAGCGCAGCTCGACCGCCTCGCGCGCCTCGAGAGCGTCAGCTTCGATCCGGCGCCCGCGGGCGCTTCGGCGCAGCTCGTCGTCGAGGGCGAGACGATCACCGTCCCGCTCGAAGGCGTGATCGACATCGCCGCCGAACGCGACCGCCTGACCAAGGCGCTCGCCGCCGCCGCGAAGGAACGCGACGGCCTCGCCGGCCGCCTGAACAATCCGTCGTTCGTCGAACGCGCCAAGCCCGAAGCGGTCGACAAGGCTCGCGCCGACCATGCCGCGAAGGAAGCCGAAGCCGATCGCCTGACCGCCGCGCTGGCGCGGCTGGGGTGA
- a CDS encoding UrcA family protein yields the protein MSKLSLILIAALASSGAVAPAFAQDADNRPSATIRYDDLNLSTASGRARLDTRVRMAIKSMCASDSRATLSERAASLECEAAAKRSVEPQLASLYNGSSARFASEKPPVVAAP from the coding sequence ATGTCGAAACTTTCCCTGATCCTGATTGCCGCGCTCGCGAGTAGTGGCGCTGTGGCTCCTGCCTTCGCGCAGGATGCCGACAACCGCCCCAGTGCAACGATCCGCTATGACGACCTCAACCTGTCGACCGCTTCGGGCCGCGCCCGGCTCGACACGCGCGTTCGCATGGCGATCAAATCGATGTGCGCGAGCGATTCGCGTGCGACGTTGAGCGAGCGGGCGGCCAGCCTCGAATGCGAAGCCGCCGCGAAACGCAGCGTCGAACCGCAGCTGGCGTCGCTCTACAACGGCAGCAGCGCCCGGTTCGCAAGTGAAAAACCGCCGGTCGTCGCCGCTCCCTGA
- a CDS encoding MATE family efflux transporter has product MTTDLNDDAPLTPTPVATAADPAASPVPPRQTARGGGRMDLTTGPIAKTLILFALPTLASNILQTLSGSVNSVWVGQFLGESALAATANANIIMFLMFGAFFGFGMAATVLIGQSMGRGDIDAARRATGGVIGLALMFSVVIAILGWFASDRILRWLETPPEAFALAHDYLRVTFLAVPASMLSVTLMMASRGAGDAVTPLRFMILAVVLDIAFNPVLILGIGPFPRLGIAGSALATAVAGTISLTGMIIWFYAKNHVLRLRGHELRYLIPNWNELRFIIGRGLPMGAQMLVISGAGLVMVGLVNREGLVTAAAYGATLQLWNYIQMPALAVGAAVSSMAAQNIGAQRWDRVAGVTNSGIAINLAMTGVLIVLLLLFDRAALALFLGSGSDAIDVARNIQFIATWTFLPFGTTIVLISTLRANGSVVPPLVILFLSMFPIRLGIYYFGYPVIGSDILWWSFPLSSLASLAMAWAVYKRGNWRRSLPQPTAS; this is encoded by the coding sequence ATGACCACCGACCTGAACGACGACGCCCCCCTCACCCCGACCCCGGTCGCTACGGCTGCCGATCCGGCGGCGAGCCCGGTCCCGCCGCGTCAGACCGCGCGCGGCGGCGGGCGGATGGATCTGACGACCGGCCCGATCGCAAAAACGCTGATCCTCTTCGCGTTGCCGACGCTCGCGTCGAACATTCTCCAGACGCTCTCGGGCTCGGTGAATTCCGTATGGGTCGGGCAATTTCTCGGCGAAAGCGCGCTCGCCGCGACCGCCAACGCCAACATCATCATGTTCCTGATGTTCGGCGCCTTCTTCGGCTTCGGCATGGCGGCAACGGTGCTGATCGGCCAGTCGATGGGGCGCGGCGACATCGACGCGGCGCGCCGCGCGACCGGCGGCGTGATCGGCCTGGCGCTGATGTTCTCGGTCGTGATCGCGATCCTTGGCTGGTTTGCATCGGATCGCATATTGCGCTGGCTCGAAACCCCGCCCGAGGCCTTCGCGCTTGCACATGATTATCTGCGCGTCACCTTTCTCGCCGTTCCAGCCTCGATGCTCTCCGTTACGCTGATGATGGCCTCGCGCGGCGCGGGCGACGCCGTGACGCCGCTACGCTTCATGATCCTCGCGGTCGTGCTCGATATCGCCTTCAATCCGGTCCTAATCCTCGGCATCGGCCCCTTCCCGCGTCTTGGCATCGCCGGAAGCGCGCTGGCAACCGCGGTGGCCGGGACCATCAGCCTGACCGGGATGATCATCTGGTTCTATGCAAAGAACCATGTGCTGCGGCTGCGCGGGCATGAACTCCGCTACCTGATCCCCAACTGGAACGAGCTTCGCTTCATCATCGGGCGCGGGCTGCCGATGGGGGCGCAGATGCTCGTGATCTCGGGCGCAGGGCTGGTGATGGTCGGGCTCGTCAATCGCGAGGGGCTTGTCACCGCCGCCGCCTATGGCGCGACGCTTCAACTCTGGAACTATATCCAGATGCCCGCGCTTGCGGTCGGTGCGGCGGTCAGCTCGATGGCGGCGCAGAATATCGGCGCGCAGCGCTGGGACCGCGTCGCGGGGGTGACCAACAGCGGCATCGCGATCAACCTCGCGATGACCGGCGTACTGATCGTGCTGCTCCTGCTCTTCGACCGCGCCGCCCTCGCGCTGTTCCTCGGCAGCGGCAGCGACGCGATCGATGTCGCGCGCAACATCCAGTTTATCGCGACCTGGACCTTCCTGCCTTTCGGCACGACGATCGTCCTGATCAGTACGCTGCGCGCCAATGGTTCGGTCGTTCCGCCGCTCGTCATCCTGTTCCTGTCGATGTTCCCGATCCGCCTCGGCATCTATTATTTCGGCTATCCGGTCATCGGCAGCGACATATTGTGGTGGAGCTTTCCGCTCTCCTCGCTCGCATCGCTGGCCATGGCCTGGGCAGTCTACAAGCGCGGAAACTGGCGCCGGTCGCTTCCTCAACCGACGGCATCCTGA